In one Candidatus Cloacimonadota bacterium genomic region, the following are encoded:
- the umuD gene encoding translesion error-prone DNA polymerase V autoproteolytic subunit gives MPKKIKSDGSVKALYGVSTETKIKRPLIGNKFPAGFPSPAADYLEGLLDLNEYLIKNKAATFFARVEGDSMIGCGIFPGDIVIVDRSLEAGNSSVVLARYDGEFTIKKLRIEKGELFLVSENESYPPIKINEELEFVIWGVVTTVIHKV, from the coding sequence ATGCCTAAAAAGATCAAGTCAGACGGATCGGTGAAAGCGCTCTACGGGGTCAGCACCGAAACCAAGATCAAAAGGCCTTTGATCGGCAACAAGTTCCCGGCCGGATTTCCTTCTCCCGCTGCCGATTACCTTGAAGGCTTGCTAGACCTCAACGAATACCTGATCAAGAACAAAGCCGCCACCTTCTTCGCCCGGGTGGAAGGCGATTCGATGATTGGCTGCGGCATCTTTCCCGGCGATATCGTGATCGTGGACAGGTCTTTGGAAGCCGGCAACAGCTCGGTGGTGCTGGCCCGCTATGACGGGGAATTCACGATCAAGAAGCTGCGCATCGAAAAGGGCGAACTTTTTCTGGTTTCAGAAAACGAGTCCTATCCGCCCATCAAAATCAACGAGGAACTTGAGTTCGTGATCTGGGGCGTTGTCACAACCGTCATTCACAAAGTGTAG
- a CDS encoding YbaB/EbfC family nucleoid-associated protein, with protein MQNMNQLMKQAQKMQQEMLKSQQELESRVFEISSGGGVVKLEMTGKFEVKSLTIDPEAVSSDDVEMLQDLILAALKEAHGQVSAAAEEIMGKVAGGMRIPGLM; from the coding sequence ATGCAAAACATGAATCAACTGATGAAACAAGCCCAGAAGATGCAGCAGGAGATGCTGAAATCCCAGCAGGAGCTGGAATCCAGGGTCTTCGAGATCAGCAGCGGCGGCGGTGTGGTCAAGCTGGAAATGACCGGCAAATTCGAGGTTAAATCCCTCACCATCGATCCCGAAGCGGTAAGCTCGGACGATGTGGAAATGCTGCAGGACCTCATCCTGGCAGCGCTTAAGGAAGCTCACGGACAGGTGTCCGCGGCCGCAGAAGAGATCATGGGTAAAGTAGCCGGCGGAATGAGAATTCCCGGGCTGATGTAA
- a CDS encoding diaminopimelate decarboxylase: protein MKKTYTAPHIERNYSGTMNKYGTKSVVRHQDSIDGIPVKKLVESYGSPLLVLSESQIRRRYQHLTEVMKMHYPRLEMAWSYKTNYLGAVCSIYHQEGAKAEVVSGMEYKMARRLGVPGKDIIFNGPGKRKEDLELAIREGARIQIDHLDELYLIEKTATELDTIPDVAIRVNMDTGVYPLWTRFGFNYENGEAFRAIQRLLSGKMMNIVGLHTHIGTFMLDANAYYLAAKALLNLAQKVQDELGVVVKYIDLGGGFASQNTLHEQYTPGELSSPTFDHYASAIGAAFNESRFVSENLPTLVLETGRALIDEAGYLISSVIGKKNLPTGERAIILDAGVNTVITAWWYKLKVLPTRPFPGTYQNTIFYGPLCMNIDMIRQAVPFPDLYTGEQVLVHPVGAYNNTQWMQFIEYRPKIVLISETGKPELIRDKEELSDIIEREYIPEHLKQI from the coding sequence ATGAAAAAAACATACACTGCTCCCCACATCGAGCGCAACTATTCCGGGACCATGAACAAATACGGCACCAAGAGCGTGGTGCGGCATCAGGACAGCATTGACGGCATACCGGTGAAGAAACTGGTGGAGAGTTACGGCTCGCCGCTGCTGGTTCTCTCCGAAAGCCAGATTCGCCGCCGCTATCAACACCTCACCGAAGTGATGAAGATGCACTATCCCAGGCTGGAGATGGCGTGGTCCTATAAAACCAACTACCTGGGCGCGGTTTGCAGCATCTACCACCAGGAAGGTGCCAAAGCCGAGGTTGTTTCCGGCATGGAATACAAGATGGCAAGGCGTTTGGGCGTGCCTGGCAAGGATATCATTTTTAACGGCCCCGGCAAGAGGAAAGAAGATCTGGAGCTTGCCATCCGTGAAGGCGCGCGCATCCAGATCGACCATTTGGACGAACTCTACCTGATCGAAAAGACCGCCACGGAACTGGATACCATTCCTGACGTGGCCATCAGGGTGAATATGGACACGGGCGTTTACCCGCTCTGGACGCGTTTTGGTTTCAACTACGAAAACGGAGAAGCCTTCCGGGCTATCCAGCGCCTGCTGAGCGGCAAGATGATGAACATCGTAGGCCTGCACACTCACATCGGCACCTTCATGCTGGACGCGAACGCCTATTACCTGGCGGCCAAAGCATTGCTGAACCTGGCACAGAAGGTGCAGGATGAACTGGGTGTGGTGGTGAAATACATCGACCTCGGCGGCGGCTTTGCCTCGCAAAACACTCTTCACGAGCAGTACACACCGGGAGAGCTTTCCTCCCCCACTTTCGACCATTACGCTTCCGCTATCGGAGCCGCCTTCAACGAATCGCGCTTTGTGAGCGAAAACCTGCCCACCCTGGTTCTGGAGACCGGACGCGCCCTAATCGACGAAGCGGGCTATCTGATCAGCTCCGTGATCGGCAAAAAGAACCTGCCCACAGGAGAACGCGCCATCATCCTAGACGCTGGCGTAAACACCGTGATCACCGCCTGGTGGTATAAACTGAAGGTTCTGCCCACCCGTCCCTTCCCAGGAACGTATCAGAACACCATTTTCTACGGCCCGCTGTGCATGAACATAGACATGATCCGCCAGGCCGTGCCTTTCCCTGACCTCTATACCGGAGAGCAGGTGCTGGTGCATCCCGTTGGCGCTTATAACAACACCCAGTGGATGCAGTTCATCGAATACCGGCCCAAAATTGTGCTGATCAGCGAAACGGGCAAACCGGAGCTAATCCGCGACAAAGAGGAACTAAGCGACATCATCGAGCGTGAATATATCCCCGAACACCTGAAACAGATATGA
- the recR gene encoding recombination protein RecR, with protein MLVSPALERLIQTLNRFPGIGRKTSQRLAWFLVSQNKDFALELAETITKTVETFTSCGLCNMLSESDPCPFCASAERSDALLCVVESTADIQIIENMNFYTGRYFVLGHLLSPIEGFGPEQIRSGHLLARIKALRPEELVLALKPSPEGEATIHYLSELLKDEGVQVTRLSTGIPFGGDLEYSSQLTLANAWKRRYPV; from the coding sequence ATGCTCGTTTCCCCCGCTCTGGAACGCCTCATCCAGACCCTGAACCGCTTTCCCGGCATCGGCCGCAAAACGTCGCAGCGCCTGGCTTGGTTTCTGGTGAGCCAAAACAAGGATTTCGCCCTGGAACTGGCGGAAACCATCACCAAAACGGTGGAAACCTTCACCAGTTGCGGCCTCTGCAATATGCTCTCCGAAAGCGATCCCTGCCCTTTCTGCGCTTCCGCTGAACGTTCCGACGCCCTCCTTTGCGTAGTGGAAAGCACGGCCGACATCCAAATCATCGAAAACATGAACTTTTACACAGGCCGCTATTTCGTGCTGGGGCATTTGCTCTCCCCCATCGAAGGATTCGGCCCCGAGCAGATTCGCTCCGGCCATCTGCTGGCCAGGATCAAGGCTTTGCGCCCCGAGGAACTGGTTTTGGCCCTCAAACCATCTCCGGAAGGTGAGGCCACCATCCATTACCTCTCCGAATTGCTGAAAGACGAAGGCGTTCAGGTTACCCGCCTCTCCACCGGCATCCCCTTCGGCGGCGACCTAGAATACAGCAGCCAGCTCACCCTCGCCAACGCCTGGAAGCGGCGTTACCCTGTCTGA
- a CDS encoding PqqD family protein, with translation MNVENLKQLALNDNGFVFDPSSGYSYTANETGLAILKMLAAGQTKDEIRTAILQDYEVSADNFDSDFDHYTLMLEAFNLVEL, from the coding sequence ATGAACGTGGAAAACCTCAAACAGCTGGCGCTGAACGATAACGGCTTCGTCTTCGATCCCAGTAGCGGCTATAGCTATACAGCCAACGAAACAGGCCTGGCCATCCTGAAAATGCTGGCAGCCGGCCAAACCAAAGACGAGATCAGAACCGCCATCCTGCAGGATTATGAGGTGAGCGCTGACAATTTTGACAGCGATTTCGACCACTACACCCTGATGCTGGAAGCCTTCAACCTGGTGGAGCTCTGA
- a CDS encoding tetratricopeptide repeat protein, with translation MKRYSYLLAILLTALLVLSACSGNKKIQEPVGPPPTPLELAKAAADTAAICLEEENFALALDYFNQSKEFYLLAQPEATPVDSVDVNIERIQSNIAFTYQNLAHESDQLHQYDDAIMEFESAANIYKSLVPLTMTAAERDVMVAGLYRNMAVTAQKAGQYERALGYYDNVLQIEPGNEDVLMSKYSILKNDIGDPVRAYQVLKDYAEASNDVNAYLVLASAYRDEGDNNTAAIYYDKAMEIGQNTMVYSTVADFYRGIKNYKKSNEVLLKLIEATTDNASNALAYRIMADNYDKLNNTAKKIEYYDKSLNLEPNADVALALANHWNKQKNWAKVITYATKVINIDSSRAAAYLLRGNAYFMQKKNDAAKADLQRIQNDPNYGSSASAILKKIK, from the coding sequence ATGAAAAGGTATTCATACCTGCTTGCGATTCTGCTAACAGCTCTTCTGGTGCTGTCAGCTTGCAGCGGAAACAAAAAGATCCAAGAACCGGTGGGGCCGCCGCCCACACCGCTGGAACTGGCCAAAGCCGCGGCGGATACTGCCGCCATCTGTTTGGAAGAGGAGAATTTCGCCCTGGCGCTGGATTATTTCAACCAGTCCAAGGAATTTTACCTGCTTGCCCAGCCAGAAGCCACGCCTGTGGATTCGGTGGACGTGAACATTGAACGGATCCAGTCCAATATCGCCTTCACCTATCAGAATCTGGCCCATGAAAGCGACCAGCTCCACCAATATGATGACGCCATCATGGAGTTTGAAAGCGCTGCCAATATCTACAAAAGCCTGGTTCCGCTAACCATGACCGCCGCCGAGCGTGACGTCATGGTGGCAGGCCTCTACCGCAACATGGCCGTCACCGCCCAGAAAGCCGGGCAATACGAACGCGCCCTGGGTTATTATGACAACGTGCTCCAAATCGAGCCCGGCAACGAAGACGTGCTGATGTCCAAGTACAGCATCCTTAAAAACGACATTGGCGACCCGGTTCGCGCCTATCAGGTTCTGAAAGATTACGCCGAGGCCTCCAATGACGTGAACGCCTATCTGGTGCTGGCCTCCGCCTACCGCGACGAGGGTGACAACAACACCGCGGCCATCTATTACGACAAGGCGATGGAAATCGGCCAAAACACGATGGTGTATTCCACCGTGGCAGATTTCTACCGCGGGATCAAGAACTACAAGAAATCCAACGAGGTGCTGCTCAAGCTGATCGAAGCCACCACAGACAACGCTTCCAACGCCCTTGCCTACCGCATCATGGCTGACAACTATGACAAGCTGAACAATACCGCCAAGAAGATCGAATACTATGACAAATCCCTGAACCTGGAACCCAACGCCGATGTGGCTCTGGCCCTCGCCAATCACTGGAACAAGCAGAAGAACTGGGCGAAGGTGATAACCTATGCCACCAAAGTGATAAACATCGATTCTTCCAGGGCCGCGGCCTATCTCCTGCGTGGCAACGCCTACTTCATGCAAAAGAAAAACGACGCCGCCAAAGCTGACCTGCAAAGGATCCAAAACGATCCGAACTATGGCTCCAGCGCGTCCGCCATTCTCAAGAAGATCAAATAA
- a CDS encoding riboflavin synthase yields MFTGIIQATAKILRVVPYGGVRKVSIQRPAVFSELREGASIACDGICLTVTGFNQASFEVEVMAETLAKSTAGAWNTNTLLNLEPALKLGERLDGHWVQGHIDRVTKLLETSTKADTTRLRFSLDSRDRELLVLQGSIAVNGVSLTVSELGPSSFCVALISHTLKHTNLSQLVPGAAVNLEYDVLGKYIRALHQSSSLSLESLHEKGF; encoded by the coding sequence ATGTTCACAGGCATCATCCAGGCCACTGCCAAAATCCTCCGCGTGGTTCCCTACGGCGGAGTTAGGAAGGTTTCCATCCAGCGTCCCGCCGTGTTTTCGGAACTCCGGGAGGGAGCTAGCATCGCCTGCGACGGCATCTGCCTCACCGTGACCGGCTTCAACCAAGCCAGCTTCGAGGTGGAGGTGATGGCAGAAACCCTAGCCAAAAGCACCGCAGGGGCTTGGAACACCAACACCTTGCTCAATCTGGAGCCTGCGCTAAAACTCGGCGAACGCCTGGACGGGCACTGGGTTCAGGGCCATATCGATCGCGTCACCAAGCTTCTGGAAACCAGCACCAAAGCCGACACCACCAGGCTGCGTTTTTCTCTAGATTCCCGCGATCGCGAACTGCTTGTCCTGCAAGGCTCCATCGCCGTCAATGGCGTCAGCCTCACCGTTTCGGAACTTGGCCCCTCCTCATTCTGTGTGGCCCTGATTTCCCACACCCTTAAGCATACTAACCTCAGCCAGCTGGTGCCCGGAGCCGCCGTCAACCTTGAATACGACGTCTTAGGCAAATACATCCGCGCGTTGCACCAAAGCAGCTCACTAAGCCTGGAGAGCCTCCATGAAAAAGGTTTTTGA
- a CDS encoding HU family DNA-binding protein, protein MSRDDLIKKIAGTAGISQKTAGIALNAMLEGVTQALKKEEKVSLVGFGSFSVAHRKARNGVNPKTKKPLKIPARKVPVFKAGKRLKEAVKGGKKK, encoded by the coding sequence ATGAGCAGAGATGATTTAATCAAAAAGATCGCAGGGACCGCCGGAATTTCGCAGAAAACAGCCGGCATCGCACTCAACGCAATGTTAGAGGGTGTTACTCAAGCTCTCAAGAAAGAGGAGAAAGTCTCCCTTGTAGGCTTTGGTTCCTTCAGTGTTGCCCATCGCAAAGCCCGCAATGGCGTCAACCCCAAGACCAAGAAACCCCTCAAGATCCCAGCCCGTAAAGTTCCTGTCTTTAAAGCAGGCAAGAGGCTCAAAGAAGCTGTCAAGGGTGGGAAAAAGAAATAA
- a CDS encoding TSUP family transporter, with the protein MTEIIALTPVDYILVLPFIFLAGLIDSIAGGGGLISLPAYVAAGLPMHAALATNKFSSACGTIFSTARYLQAKMIDLPVALVSAVLALFGSYLGTRAVLLLSGDFLRWLLLVVIPIIAVFTLIRKNFGHQDNSSQFKLGLRLFLGGLAGLLIGFWDGFFGPGTGTFLILVYALLLRYDFVVANGNTKVVNLASNLAALTAFLIAGKVYFPIAVPAAVFGIAGNMIGSKLVVRNGNRLIKPIFILALALLLGRIVWDLFSR; encoded by the coding sequence GTGACTGAAATAATCGCTCTCACCCCAGTTGATTACATACTCGTATTGCCTTTCATCTTTCTGGCTGGGCTCATCGATTCCATCGCCGGCGGAGGAGGCCTGATCTCGCTTCCGGCCTACGTCGCGGCCGGTTTGCCGATGCACGCGGCCTTAGCCACGAACAAGTTTTCCTCCGCCTGCGGCACCATATTCAGCACAGCGCGCTACCTCCAAGCCAAGATGATCGACCTCCCTGTGGCTCTGGTTAGCGCGGTTCTGGCGCTGTTTGGCTCCTATCTGGGCACCCGCGCGGTGCTTCTGCTTTCCGGCGATTTCCTGCGCTGGCTATTGCTGGTGGTGATTCCCATAATCGCAGTGTTCACCCTCATCCGCAAGAACTTCGGCCACCAGGACAATTCCAGCCAGTTCAAACTCGGCCTTCGGCTGTTCCTGGGCGGACTGGCCGGCCTCCTGATAGGCTTCTGGGACGGTTTTTTTGGACCGGGGACCGGTACCTTCCTTATTCTGGTGTACGCGCTGCTGCTGCGTTACGATTTCGTGGTGGCCAATGGCAATACCAAAGTTGTAAATCTAGCCTCGAACCTTGCAGCGCTTACCGCCTTTCTGATTGCCGGGAAGGTGTATTTCCCCATCGCTGTTCCCGCCGCGGTTTTTGGCATTGCCGGAAACATGATTGGCTCCAAACTGGTGGTCCGCAACGGCAACCGCCTTATCAAACCGATTTTCATCCTTGCTTTGGCTCTGTTGCTGGGCCGCATCGTCTGGGACCTTTTCAGCCGCTGA
- the hydE gene encoding [FeFe] hydrogenase H-cluster radical SAM maturase HydE → MRPNRDELINMLTLSDPAELEALYKRAYEVKREYVGTKVYFRGLIELSNICTKNCIYCGIRSGNPNVKRYQISREEVLAEARWCWEQRYGSLVIQAGEREDKAWTDFITDLVADIKKLSQGELGITLSLGEQTEEVYRQWFEAGAHRYLLRIEESNPELYKALHPAGHSFQKRLECLRSLMKVGYQTGTGVMIGLPGQTAEHLADDILFFYDEDIDMIGMGPFIPHHETPLAHLIPSYDPEKALEAGLKMIAATRIALRDVNIASTTALQALMSSGRELGLLAGANIIMPNITDTSFRDGYQLYEGKPGLDENAQSSRSALEKSILSIGESIGYAEWGDSRHFKSRNWNDS, encoded by the coding sequence ATGCGACCCAATCGTGATGAACTGATAAATATGCTCACTCTGTCCGATCCGGCGGAGCTGGAAGCGCTGTATAAACGCGCCTACGAGGTGAAAAGAGAATATGTGGGCACCAAAGTCTATTTCCGGGGACTGATTGAATTAAGCAACATCTGCACTAAAAACTGCATTTACTGTGGCATCCGCAGCGGCAACCCCAACGTGAAGCGCTACCAGATCAGCCGGGAGGAAGTCCTTGCCGAGGCACGCTGGTGCTGGGAACAGCGCTACGGCTCGCTGGTGATACAGGCCGGTGAGCGCGAAGACAAGGCCTGGACGGACTTTATCACCGATCTGGTGGCGGACATCAAAAAACTCAGCCAGGGCGAACTAGGTATCACACTTTCCCTGGGTGAGCAAACGGAGGAAGTTTACCGCCAGTGGTTTGAGGCGGGTGCCCATAGATACCTTTTGAGGATAGAGGAATCCAACCCCGAATTATACAAGGCACTGCATCCTGCCGGACATTCCTTTCAAAAACGCCTGGAATGCCTGCGGAGCCTGATGAAAGTGGGTTACCAAACCGGCACGGGAGTGATGATCGGGCTGCCGGGCCAGACGGCGGAACACCTGGCTGATGACATCCTTTTCTTTTATGATGAGGATATCGACATGATCGGCATGGGACCCTTCATCCCGCATCACGAGACGCCTTTGGCGCACCTGATCCCTTCTTACGACCCCGAAAAAGCACTGGAGGCGGGCTTGAAGATGATCGCCGCCACCAGAATTGCCCTTAGGGACGTCAACATCGCCTCCACAACAGCGCTGCAGGCCCTGATGTCCAGCGGCAGGGAACTTGGCCTGCTGGCCGGCGCGAACATCATCATGCCCAATATCACGGACACAAGTTTCCGGGATGGTTATCAACTCTATGAGGGAAAACCCGGTTTGGATGAAAATGCCCAGAGTTCGCGCAGCGCGCTGGAAAAGAGCATCCTCTCCATCGGCGAAAGCATCGGCTATGCAGAATGGGGCGATTCGCGACATTTTAAGTCCAGAAATTGGAACGATTCTTGA
- a CDS encoding peptidoglycan DD-metalloendopeptidase family protein, protein MSKIAAAALPFLKAIPHSYATVMFSDNLWLGLALLALTLASPIVGMAGLLGLLVALAATRLTGFEDWHSGSGVLAFNSLLISLTIGYYYPLSGVREQPLPFVCLIVIASLATLLLYVVLNYATMNAFKLPSMSLAFSIMGTLIWYYLVRSGNFNGEGFLKPLLFNLKLDLPWFWKNYFLSMGSIMFVPDIAVGIGVALILLMITRIGFLLSLLGWAICWWLLGFATIGTTYGMFFPGFNLILISISVGSVYLIPGKSSYLMAALATIFGFGIAFALSGKYFYADYMPGRGAYLMVPMFAFPFNLVVLTTIFALRQRLAHRSPVLNEVGILHPEKALDAYMSRYKRFSSTGIPQLLLPVTGEWTITQGHNGAHTHQKEWANAWDFEIEDVNGKIYSEDPTSLKDHYAFGKPVHAAAAGYVAKVVNGIADNPIGITNTQDNWGNYVSIYHMAGYYTLYAHLKEGSIKFSEGDYVKQGEKIGQVGNSGRSPVPHLHFQAQSGAEAGTKSIYCHLLNYKVHGADGTQRFIGSGIPKERERISPLIPEKELANLLQLGYHQKQSFLVQNGGTEHTENWEVELDLLGIHRLNSDSGCSLEFSIYNGIYNSLNLSSRRLCALSAFALGASRIPWAENAELAWEDEPSLSVVMNSFWKNLTLFLIPFFQPIRARTVSKLAPADKDLVQTSETTLKVLGITVRSHQSRIILSRRDGLKSIELAHNGKTLLTATKIKTQEENDLA, encoded by the coding sequence ATGAGCAAGATCGCCGCGGCTGCCCTGCCCTTTCTGAAAGCGATACCACACAGCTATGCCACAGTCATGTTTTCGGACAATCTGTGGCTGGGGCTGGCGTTGCTGGCCCTTACCCTGGCGTCACCGATCGTGGGTATGGCCGGTTTGCTGGGGCTACTGGTGGCGCTGGCGGCAACGCGGCTGACGGGTTTTGAGGACTGGCACAGCGGCAGTGGGGTTCTGGCCTTCAACAGCCTGCTGATCTCACTAACCATCGGCTACTATTATCCGTTGAGCGGGGTTCGGGAGCAGCCTCTGCCCTTCGTCTGCCTGATCGTGATCGCTTCGCTGGCCACACTACTGCTCTATGTGGTGCTTAATTACGCAACCATGAACGCGTTTAAGCTGCCCTCAATGAGCCTTGCTTTTTCCATCATGGGCACCCTGATCTGGTACTATCTGGTGCGCAGCGGCAATTTCAACGGCGAAGGCTTCCTAAAGCCGTTGCTCTTCAACCTGAAGCTTGATCTGCCGTGGTTTTGGAAGAATTACTTCCTCTCGATGGGCAGCATCATGTTCGTGCCGGATATCGCCGTGGGGATCGGCGTTGCGCTGATCCTGCTGATGATCACCAGGATCGGCTTTCTGCTTTCGCTTCTGGGCTGGGCTATCTGCTGGTGGTTGCTGGGTTTCGCCACTATCGGCACCACTTACGGGATGTTCTTTCCCGGCTTCAACCTCATCCTGATCAGCATCAGCGTGGGCTCTGTCTATCTTATCCCGGGAAAATCCTCCTATCTGATGGCGGCGCTGGCCACCATTTTCGGGTTCGGGATCGCTTTCGCGCTGTCCGGGAAGTATTTCTACGCCGACTATATGCCCGGGCGCGGAGCCTATCTGATGGTGCCGATGTTCGCCTTTCCCTTCAACCTCGTGGTGCTCACCACCATCTTCGCTCTGCGGCAGAGGTTGGCACACCGTTCCCCCGTGCTCAACGAGGTGGGTATCCTGCATCCGGAAAAGGCACTGGACGCCTATATGAGCCGCTACAAGCGCTTTTCCAGCACCGGCATCCCGCAGCTTCTCTTGCCTGTGACAGGTGAATGGACAATAACCCAAGGCCACAACGGCGCTCACACCCACCAAAAGGAATGGGCTAACGCCTGGGACTTTGAGATCGAGGATGTGAACGGAAAAATATATTCAGAAGATCCCACCAGCCTCAAAGACCATTACGCCTTCGGAAAACCAGTCCATGCTGCCGCGGCTGGCTATGTGGCCAAGGTTGTGAACGGCATCGCGGACAACCCAATCGGCATCACCAACACCCAGGACAACTGGGGAAACTACGTAAGCATCTACCACATGGCTGGTTACTATACGCTTTACGCCCATCTGAAAGAAGGCTCGATCAAGTTCAGCGAAGGCGACTACGTGAAGCAAGGCGAAAAGATTGGCCAGGTGGGAAATTCCGGCCGCTCACCTGTGCCCCATCTGCATTTTCAGGCCCAATCCGGCGCTGAAGCCGGCACCAAAAGCATTTACTGCCATCTTCTAAACTACAAGGTCCACGGAGCGGACGGTACCCAAAGATTCATAGGCAGCGGCATCCCCAAAGAAAGGGAGAGGATTTCCCCCCTGATCCCGGAAAAGGAACTGGCGAACCTTCTCCAGCTCGGATACCATCAAAAACAGAGCTTCCTGGTGCAAAACGGCGGAACGGAACACACCGAAAACTGGGAGGTTGAGCTCGACCTGCTGGGTATCCACCGTCTTAATTCCGACAGCGGCTGCAGCCTGGAGTTTTCCATCTACAATGGCATCTACAATTCCCTCAACCTTTCCAGCCGCCGCCTCTGCGCGCTAAGTGCCTTTGCCCTTGGGGCTTCACGCATTCCCTGGGCGGAAAACGCAGAACTGGCCTGGGAGGACGAACCCAGCCTCTCCGTAGTGATGAATTCCTTCTGGAAAAACCTCACCCTCTTTCTGATACCCTTTTTCCAACCGATCCGAGCGCGAACGGTTTCCAAACTGGCACCAGCGGACAAAGACCTTGTCCAGACCAGCGAAACCACCCTGAAAGTACTGGGGATCACGGTCCGAAGCCACCAATCGCGGATCATCCTCTCCCGCCGGGACGGCCTCAAATCAATCGAACTGGCGCATAACGGCAAAACCCTGTTGACCGCCACCAAAATCAAAACCCAGGAGGAAAACGACCTTGCTTAA
- a CDS encoding ATP-grasp domain-containing protein, whose product MARNPDLSALDLSIAVSGLKTGDNPQPGVPVIRSIKNAGFRGKMIGLVYDALESGIYLPELADEIYQMPYPSSGADAFLGRIDQILSRTRIDVIIPTLDAEMILYIRLEKELAKRGIHTFLPDERCFLLRDKTSLANFFPPRGIEVPETVMVSDPGQIAKHCEKLGYPLMVKGKYYEAYKVWDLDEALQRFHEIAESWGLPLLLQKVVPGDEFNVVIVGDGEGGMLGMVPQKKLVITDKGKGFGGVVIQNPGLDAFAEKVISLLNWRGSCELEVIKGNDNKYYLIEINPRFPAWVRLAEGAGQNLPAVTVMKALGQDCEPLPPYRPGTLFIRHAEDIISEIGVMGQISAQSELIRGKEQ is encoded by the coding sequence ATGGCGCGCAATCCAGATTTGAGCGCTCTGGACCTCAGCATCGCCGTGAGCGGCCTGAAAACCGGCGACAATCCCCAGCCTGGGGTACCGGTGATCCGCAGCATCAAAAACGCCGGCTTCCGGGGCAAGATGATCGGTCTGGTTTATGACGCTCTGGAATCCGGAATCTATCTGCCTGAGCTGGCGGATGAGATCTATCAGATGCCCTATCCCTCATCCGGCGCTGACGCCTTTCTGGGCCGCATCGACCAAATCCTGTCCCGAACCCGAATCGACGTGATCATACCTACCCTGGACGCGGAAATGATCCTCTACATCCGGCTGGAAAAAGAGCTTGCCAAACGCGGCATCCACACTTTTCTGCCCGATGAACGCTGCTTCTTACTTCGAGACAAGACTTCCCTGGCCAACTTCTTCCCGCCCCGGGGCATCGAAGTGCCTGAAACCGTGATGGTGAGCGACCCTGGCCAAATTGCCAAACACTGCGAAAAACTGGGCTATCCGCTGATGGTGAAGGGCAAGTATTATGAAGCATACAAGGTCTGGGACCTCGACGAGGCGCTGCAGCGCTTCCACGAAATCGCCGAAAGCTGGGGACTGCCGCTACTGCTGCAGAAAGTGGTTCCGGGTGACGAGTTCAACGTGGTGATCGTTGGTGACGGCGAAGGCGGCATGCTGGGAATGGTTCCTCAGAAAAAGCTGGTGATCACGGACAAAGGCAAAGGCTTCGGCGGCGTGGTGATCCAAAACCCCGGCCTGGACGCCTTTGCGGAGAAAGTGATCTCCCTGCTGAACTGGCGGGGCTCTTGCGAACTGGAAGTTATCAAGGGAAACGACAACAAATACTATCTGATCGAGATAAATCCGCGCTTTCCAGCCTGGGTGCGCCTGGCTGAAGGAGCCGGGCAAAACCTGCCCGCGGTGACCGTTATGAAGGCCCTGGGGCAAGACTGTGAGCCGCTTCCTCCCTACCGGCCGGGAACCCTTTTCATCCGTCACGCGGAAGACATCATCTCCGAGATCGGGGTGATGGGCCAGATTTCCGCCCAAAGCGAACTAATCCGAGGTAAAGAACAATGA